In Candidatus Devosia phytovorans, the DNA window GGCCAAGCTGCGCGGCGCCGACCTGCGTTACAATCTCGAGATCTCGCTCGAAGAGAGCTTTGAGGGCCGCACCGTCGAGATCGACGTGCCGACCCTCGTCGGCTGCACGACCTGCGATGGCTCGGGCGCCAAGCCGGGGACCGGCACCCATACCTGCCGCCAGTGCAATGGCCATGGCAAGGTGCGTGCGGCCCAGGGCTTTTTCACCATCGAACGGACCTGCCCGGTCTGCCAGGGCCGTGGCCAGATGATGGACCAGCCCTGCACCGACTGTGCGGGCCAGGGCCGTCGCCAGGAAAACCGCAAGCTCTCGGTTGATATTCCCAAGGGTATCGAAGACGGCACGCGCATTCGCCTGGCCAATGAGGGCGAAGCAGGCCTGCGCGGTGGACCGCCAGGCGATCTTTATATTTTCATCTCCATCCGCCCGCATGACCTGTTCCAGCGCGATGGCGCGGACCTTTACGCCCGCGTGCCGATCGCCATGACGACTGCAGCGCTGGGTGGCGAATTCGAAGTGCCGACGCTCGATGCGGCGCGGGCCAAGGTCAAGGTTTCGGCCGGCACGCAGCCGGGTCAGCGCGTTCGCCTCAAGGGCAAGGGCATGCCGGTGCTGCGATCCAAGGATATCGGCGACCTCTATGTGCAGCTCGATATCGAGACGCCGCAAAATCTCAGCCGCCGTCAGCGCGAGTTGCTGGAAGAGTTTGCCCAGCTCGAGACGGAAGAAAACAGCCCGACCTCGGGCGGGTTCTTCTCCAAGCTGAAAAAGATGTTTGATGCCTGATATGAAAATCCCCGCTGACGCGGGGATTTTTGTTTTCAGGGGAGCGACAGTTCGCTCCCGGTCAGCTCGCTGGAGAGGTCCGTCAGGGCCTGTCGTGCGGCCGCCTCGACATCGGCCAGAGCCGTGCCATAGGGCACTTCCAGTCCGAGGCGCTTGGCCGGATCGTCCGACCAGGCAAAGGAGACATAGCTCTTTCTGGCCTGCAGATCGTGGCTGAGATGGGTCACGACAAGCTTGGACGTCATCTGACTCTCCTATTCCGTCGGCATCTGGCTCATGTCCATCCAGACATATTCCCACGTATGCCCGTCGATGTCTGCCACGGCGCGGGAATACATGAAGCCATAATCCATGGCATCGCGGGTCTCGGTGCCGCCCGCCTTGATGCCGGCGTCGGCGATAGCGTCGACCGCCTCGCGGCTGTCACGCGACAGGGCATAGAGCGCACCGGTCTGGCTCCTGGCGTCCGGGATGGGCTTGGACGAGAATTGCGCGAATTTTTCATGCGTCAGCACCATCACATAGATGGTGTCGCTGATGATGATGCAGGCCGCCGTATCGTCGGTGAACTGCGGATTGTGGTCAAAGCCCTGCGCCTTGTAATAGGCCATGGAGGCCTTGAGGTCAGCGACCGGCACATTGACGAAGATCATGGTCGACATGGTTCTCTCTCCCGAAAGCAAGTTGTCCTGAGCTAAAGAAATTGATCGCAAAAGGTCAATCCTATTGCCTCAACGAGCGAGGTAAGCCACTTTCGACAGACTGCGCGTGGAGATTGCATGAAAACGGCCCTGACGCTTTCCGGCTCGATCCGCCAGGGGTCGTTCAACCAGCTGTTGCAGGCCCATGTCGGCCGCAAGCTTGAAGCTGCCGGCGTCAGCGTCAATGCGATCAGCCTTGCCGACTTTCCCATGCCGATCTTCAACGAGGATCTGGAAGCGGACAATGTCCCGCAGGCGGCGGCAGAACTCGCCGAGCTGTGGCGCAGCCATGACATCATCTTCATCGCCAGCCCGGAATATAACGGCGGCACGCCGCCCCTGTTGATCAACACGATCACCTGGCTCAGCCGGCAGAGGCCCGGCGTTTTTCGCCATGCCGTCTTTGGCATCGGCGGGGTGAGCTCGGGCAAATATGGCACGATCTTCTCCTTGAGCCATCTGCGCGATTCCCTCTCCAAGGTCGGTGCGCTGGTGGTGCCGACGCTGCTCGGCATCGGGCCGGCGGAAGAGGCGCTGGATGCGCAAGGCAATCCCACCGAGCCGGCGATCATTCGCAAGGTCGATGCGATCGTGCACGAACTCACCCATTTCAGCCGAGGATGACCGGATATGCGGGCACTTTATATCACTCACCCGCAAGTCCAGATGGATCCTCATATTCCCGTGCCACTCTGGGGGCTGTCAGCCGTCGGGCGAGCGCGGGCGGAGGCCTTTGCCCGCTCGGGCGTGGTACCGCGCGGGGCGATGGTGTTTTCGAGCCGCGAGCGCAAGGCGCTGGAACTGGCCGAGCTGATCGCGGCCCAGGCCGGCACGCCGGTCTTTGCCGATCACCTGATGGGCGAGAATGATCGCAGCTCCACCGGGTTTTTGCCGCCGGAATTGTTCGAGGCCCACGCCGACCGGTTCTTTGCCGAACCCGAGGTCAGTGCCGATGGCTGGGAAAAGGCTGCCGATGCGCAACGCCGCATCGTTTCGACCGTCACCACCGCCATGGCCAGCGTGCCGCGCGGCACGGCGGCGATCTTTTGCGGTCATGGCGCGGTGGGTACCCTGCTCAAGTGCCATGTGGCGGGGCGTGTGATCTCCCGCGCTGAAGACCAGACCCGCACCGGCGGCACCGGCGGCGGCAATTGTTTCACCTTTGACCTCGTGGCCCAGGAGCTGGGTTGCGAATGGACGCGATTGGAAGATTTCGCCTTCGACTGGTTCGGTGCGGTTGCGACTGCGGACGAAATGATCTAGTCCCGAGACAACATCGACATCGGAGGAAGACTCATGGCTGGCCAATTGATCGTGGGCCTCGACGTTTCGTCGCGCGCCCGCGCCGAGGAAATCGTGTCGCTGCTGGGTGACAGCGTCAATTTCTACAAGATCGGCTATCAATGCTTTTATGGCGCAGACGGCTTTGCCCTGGGCAAGGCGCTGATCGCTGCCGGCAAGCAGGTGTTCTTTGACCTCAAGCTCCTCGATATCGACAATACGGTCGAAAAGGGCGTCGCTGCCTTCGCCGAGACTGGCGCGAAAATGCTGACCGTCCATGCCTATCCCAAGACCATGCGTGCCGCTGCGAAGGCCAGCGCGGGCTCGGGTCTCTGCGTGCTGGGCGTCACCGTCCTCACCTCGATGGACGATGCCGATGTCAAGGAAGCGGGCTATGAGCGCGATGCGGCGGGCCTCGTGGCGCTGCGAGCACAGCAGGCACGCGATGCCGGCATTGGCGGTCTCGTCAGTTCTCCCCATGAGGCAGAAATGGTGCGCACGATCGTCGGGCCAAAGCTCGCCATCGTCACTCCCGGCATTCGCCCCACGGGCAGCGCTGCAGGCGACCAGAAGCGCATCATGGGCCCTGGCGAGGCACTGGCTGCCGGCGCGACGCATCTTGTGGTTGCCCGCCCGATCATCGAGGCACCCGACCCCGCCGCCGCCGCCAAGGCGATCCTGGCCGAAATGAACAGCGGGACACGCCTGGCATGAGCAAATTCTCCGCCTGTATCGACATGCTTTTCGTTCCGGAAACCGATGATCCCGCGGCGCGCATCCATCTGGCCAGGACGGCAGGCATGGATGCAGTTGAATTCTGGCTCTGGTCCAACAAGGATCTCGACGCCATCGAAAAGGCGCTGAACGAAACCGGGCTCAAGCTGGCCGGTATCGTTGCCGAGCCTTTTGCCGATCTGACGCGCGCCAGCGACCATGGCCGATTTCTCGCCGGGCTTGAAAAGAGCCGCGATGTCGCGCTGCGGCTCGGCGCCGAAGTGTTGATCTGTCAGTCCGGGCCGCTGCTGGCCGACGTTGACCGGCAGAAACAGCACGACGACTTGCGAAGCGCCATGTTGCGTTCAGCCGATGTGCTCAAAGGGTCGGGGGTGCGGCTCGGGCTCGAACCGCTCAATGATCGCGTCGACCATCCCGGCTATTATCTCACGAGCACGATCGAAGCGCTGGAGATCGTCGATCAGGTCGATCGCCCCGAAATTGGCATCACCTTCGATCTCTACCATGCCATGGTCATGGGCGAGGACCCGATCTCGGAAATCGAGAAGCATGTCCACCGCGTCGCGCATGTGCATATCGCCGATCATCCTGGCCGCAACCAGCCGGGCAGCGGCAGGCTCAATCTGAAGCCAGCGATAAAATGGCTTGAGGCCAATGGCTATGACGGCTTCATCGGCCTCGAGTTTCGTCCGACAGGCGGCACCATGGATGCGCTTGAGATGATGCGAAAGAGCCTGGGACTTTAGCCCGCAAGGCCATGCTGGCGGCTGAGATCCTGCAGATCCAGCTGCGGGCGGGCGCCGATGTGGGAAATCACCTCGCTTGCCGCCAGACACCCGGTCTTGAGAGAGGCTTCCAGCGTCTGGCCGCGGGCCATGCCAAGCAGGAAGCCGGCGGCGAAGAGGTCGCCGGCGCCAGTGGCATCGACGACCTTGTCGATGGGAAAGGCGGGGACGGAGGTCACCTCGCCATTGTAAATGACCATGGCGCCATCGGCGCCCATGGTGATGGCGGCCAGTTCGGTGTCCTTGGCCACTTGGCGCACGGCTTCGCCGAGGTCTTCGGTCTCGTAGAGCGATTTCAGCTCATGCACATTGGCAAAGACGTAATCGATGGTCTTTGAGCGCATCAGGTCGAGGAATTCGGCGCGGTAGCGGTCGACGCAGAAGGGGTCGCTGAGGGTGAAGGCGGCGGCGCGCTCGTTCTTGTGGGCGTAGTGGGCAGCCAGGACGAAGGCCTTCTTGGCTTCCACGGGATCCCAGAGGAAGCCTTCCATATAGGTGATGGCGGCAGAGCCGATCTCGTCGGGCTTGATGTCCTGCTCGGTCAATTGTTGGCAGGCGCCCAGATAGGTGTTCATGGTGCGCTCGCCGTCGTCCGAGACATAGATCATGCAGCGGGCGGTGAGGGCGCCGTTCTTGAGGCGGGACGTGGTGTAATGCACGCCGATGTCGTTGAAATCGGCCTCGAAGACATCGCCCAGCGGATCATCGGCAACCTTGCCAACAAAAGCGGCGCGACCGCCGAGCGAAGCAACGCCCGCGGCGGTATTGGCGGCGCTGCCACCGGAAATCTGCTGCCGCTCCAACGGCATGCGGCCATAGAGATATTCGGCCCGATCGGTATCGATCAGATGCATGATGCCCTTATTCATGCCTTCCGCCTGTATGAAGCCCTCGGGAGCCGGTGCGATGATATCGACAATCGCATTGCCAATGGTGAGGACGTCGAAGCGGGTCTGGGTCATGAAGGGGTTCCAGCACGGAAGAGGGCGGAAGCCGGTTTAGAGGAAGCAGACGCGATGGGCAAGTTTGGGGTCAGTGCGCCCTAAGGATCGTGGCGATCAGCGAATCCACATCCTCGCCCTCGCGCATGGCGATCTGGCCTTCGAGCAGCAGGGTTGCCAGCCCGTGGACGCGTGACCAGGCCGATAGGGCCGCAATTCGCCCGTCGGTGGTGTCGCCACCACTGACCTGGCGGAGCGTGGCAAAGGCCGCATCGGCGGCCATGCGCAGGCCGGGCCGGTTGTTGCGGCGCAGTTGCGCGGAGAACATCAGGCGAAAGAGGGCGGCATTGTCGAGGGCAAAGCGGACATAGGTACGACCCATGGCCGAAAGCAGGTCAGGCGGATTGTGCGTCGCCACCTCCTCCAAGGCACGGGTGAAGCGCTGGAATCCGGTGACGGCCAAGGCTTCGAGCAGCGCCGCGCGCGAATCGAAATGGCGATAGGGGGCGGCAGGAGATACGCCGACCGCACGGGCCAGATCGCGCAGACCCAGACCCGCCTCCCCCTCTGCCTCGATGATGACCAGAGCGGCCTCAAGCAGGGCATGGCGCAGATTGCCGTGGTGATAGGGGGCGTTTGTGGCAGATGTTGACATTGATTACTTTACGCTCGATATATGTAAGCATCGATAACATGGCATGTTGAGGATGCGCAAATGGATATCGACCTTATCCTGGCCTCTGCCCATCATCTGGCGGTTTTTGCCTTGGTGGCGCTGTTTGCCGCCGAGTTTGCATTGTTCCGCCCGGGACTGTCCGGCCAGCGCATCGGACAGCTGGCCAAGATTGATGCCGCCTATGGCGGCGTGGCGGGCCTCGTCATCATCGTCGGCATTGTGCGCGTCATTTTCGGCGCGGTGGGCTGGGAGTATTATGTTTCCAACCACGCCTTCTGGGGCAAGATGGCGGCGTTTGTCGTCATGGGCCTGCTCACCATCCAGCCGACGATCGCCATCCGCAAATGGCTCAGGGCATCGGCAGGGCAGGAGAATTATGCAGTGCCAGCGGCGGAAATCGCCATCAGCCGACGCTTCGTGCATCTGCAGGCCTTCTGCCTGTTGCTGATACCCGTGTTCGCCGCGGCCATGGCGCGGGGCTATGGCAGCTAGGCTGCGTGTTTTGGCAGCGGCTTGTTGGGGAAGGGCGTCTTCGGCTCGAAGCGGCACCATTTTGCAATCTCGCAGCGCCAGCACTCCGGCTTGCGGGCCTTGCAGACATAACGGCCGTGCAGGATCAGCCAGTGGTGGGCGTGCAGCATATATTGCTCGGGGATGACCTTGAGGAGGGTCAGTTCCACCGCCAAGGGCGTCTTGCCGGGCGCCAGGCCCGTGCGATTGCTGACGCGGAACAGGTGGGTATCCACCGCGATGGCCGGCTGCTTGAAGAAGATGTTGAGCACGACATTGGCGGTCTTGCGGCCCACGCCGGGCAAGGCTTCCAGACTCTCGCGATCATCGGGGACTTCGCCATGATGCTTGTCGATCAGGATCTGGCTCAGCGCAAAGACATTCCTGGCCTTGCCGCGATAGAGGCCGATGGTGCGCACCAGTTCGGTGATGCGCTCGACGCCCAGTGCCACCATCTCCTGAGGCGTGGTCGCCAAGGCGAAGAGATGTTTGGTCGCCTTGTTGACGCCGACGTCGGTGGCCTGGGCGGACAGAACCACCGCCACCAGGAGCGTGAAGGCGTTGGAATAGTCCAGTTCGCCTTTGGGTTCGGGCTCTATTTCATGGAAGCGGTGGAAGATGGCTTCGACATGGGCCTTGGGCAAGGTCTTCACTTTTTTGGCTGGGGCCATTCTCTCACCCGTGATTCTGAGCCTATAGTCTCTATCAGAGAGATCGCCATGCCGATGCAAGCCACAAGAACAGTGCCGCTGTTTTCCGCAGCGCTCCGACCGGACCGGTCGCCCAAGATCATGGGCGGCTGGGTGTCGCTTGGCGTCGCCACCGTGCTGGCTACGCCGCTGGCCGTGATCGTTCCCGAAGCCCTGATCCCGATTGCCGTGGCCTTTGTCGGCGGCGTCACCGCCATGAGCTGGCTGACCTGGCACCAGTCGCGCCAGCGCAAGGTGACGCAGCAGCTCACGCTCTGGACCGACCAGCTCGAGATTGTCACCCGTAGCGGCAAGGGCGAACGGCTGCTCAAGCGATTCGATCCGCGCACGGTGCGCCTGGTGCTGCATCGCGACGATTACGAAAAGGTCGTTGCCATGACCCTGCGCCATGGCGAGGAGGCTTTCGAAATCGGCACCTTCCTCAGCGCCGAGGACAAGTCCAGTTTTGCCAAGGCCTTTGGCACGGCCCTGCGCCGGGCGCGCCACAGCTAGGCTTGCCGGTCAAAACCGGGTCGCAAGCTTGCCCGCCAACACCTACACAGAGGCCTCAAGCAGACGCATTGGGTGTTGCCATGAACCAGATGACCAGTATCAGCCCGGCCGAGGACTACGACACGATCCAGGCGGCCATCCGCTATCTCAGCGAGAACGGGCCGGAAGTAGCCGACCTTGGTCGGTTTTCGCGCGCCTTGGGCCTGAGCGAGCGGCAGCTGACGGACCTGTTCCGCCGCTGGTGTGGCCTCTCGCCCAAGAGCTTTGCCCAGGCCGTGGCGCTGGACCATGCCAAGACCCTCCTGCGCGCTAAGGAGAGCGTGCTTGATACGACCTATGAGGTGGGCCTCAGCTCGACCTCGCGGCTGCATGATCTGTTCGTAGCCTATGAAGCCATGCCACCCGGTATTTTTCGGGCCGGAGGCGCCGGGCTCGACATGGTCTGGGGCGTGGGGCCTTCGCCCTTCGGCACGGCCGTGGTGACGGCGACCGACTATGGCCTCTCGGGCCTCGGCTTTGCCGACGAGAATACGTCTATCCAGGCCGCGTTCGAGGATCTCGCCAATCGCTGGCCTAATGCCCGCTTCACCCGTGACGACACCCGCGTTGCGCCGATGATCGCCCAGGCTTTCGATCCGGCCCGCTGGTCTCCTGAGCATCCGGTGCGGGTCGTGCTGATCGGCACGGATTTCGAAGTGTCGGTCTGGGAGACGCTGCTGAAGATTCCGGTGGGCAAGGCCACGACCTATCAGAACGTTGCCAGCAAGATCGGCCGCCCGAAAGCTTCACGCGCCGTCGGCGCCGCCGTCGGCAAGAACCCGATTTCCTTCGTCGTGCCCTGTCACCGTGTAGTCGGCACATCCGGTGCGCTCACCGGCTACCACTGGGGCGTGCCACGCAAGCGGGCGATCCTGGGCTGGGAAGCCGGGGTAATCTCGGCAGCGCATTGAGGGGATGCCTTACCCTTCGGCCTGGCTCGGCGTTTCACGTGAATCCTCGGGCAGGTCGACGAGGCGACAGCAGTCCGCATCGAATATGAAGGTCGCCTGGGGATGCATGAAACTGGGCACATTGCGCGACCACCAGCGCGCCGACTGCGGCGAGACCTCGGCAAGGATGCGTATCGCTTCAGCCGACGGCACGACATAGCCGGTGTAGGTTCCTGCCGGATAGGGCCGGCGCAGCAGCCAGCGCAACCAGGTCTGCAGGCCTCTGGTTTCCGAGAGTACCGAATAGCCTTCCGTGGCGACTGCGTCCTGTGGATGCCCAGGATCGAGCGGCAGGATCAGGCCGATCCATGCCTGCCGCACCTTGAGCGGCGCATCGCCGAGCGGCATCGACGTGATTTCAATGCCGCGCAGACGATGCTCGCCCATCCGTCCCTCCCGCTCAGATCTCGACGCGCTCGCCGAGCTTGCCGCTGGCGTCGATCTTGTAGACCGTGGGCTGGCCGGTGGCGATTTCTCGCTTGAGGATCTGCTCGGGGGTCAGGTTCTCGATGGCCATGACCATGGCGCGGAGCGAATTCCCGTGTGCGGCGATGAGGACGGTTTTTCCGGCCTTCAACTTGGGCAGGATTTCTGCTTCGTAGTAGGGCAGGGTGCGGGCCGCGGTGTCCTTGAGCGATTCGCCACCGGGAGGCGGTACGTCATAGCTGCGGCGCCAGATCAGAACCTGTTCCTCGCCCCATTTGGCGCGGGCGTCGTCCTTGTTGAGACCCGACAGGTCGCCGTAGTCGCGTTCGTTGAGCGCGACATTGCGGACGATGGTGACGTTGAGAATGCCCATCTCCTCGAGGATCAGATCGAGCGTGTGCTGGGCGCGACGCAGAGCGGAAGTGTAGAACAGGTCCGGGGCAATGCCATGGGCCTTGAGCGCCTGACCGGTCGCTCGCGCTTCGCCAATACCCTGTTCGGTCAGGTTCGGATTGCGCCAGCCGGTAAAGAGGTTTTCGAGGTTCCACTCGCTCTGGCCGTGGCGGACGAGGATCAGGGTGCCGGTCATCATTGGTCTCCGAAGGTGAAGTGGGAACCGACACCCATGGCGTCGGCAATACGGGAAAAGTCGGCTTGGGTCGCCTTGAACAGCGATTTGCGGAAGTACATGCCCCAGTGGCTCTGGTCGGTGACGAAATCGAGCTGGGGCAGCAGGAGATAGATGTCGGCGTCCTGCGCATCGAGATAATGCGCGCGGCGGCTCCAGGCTTCAACGCCAGCGCCCATCACCGGGCTGGGTTCGGGCTCACCCTCGGCGACCACACCGATGGCCGTGAAACGGCGGACCGCTTCCTTGCCGCCAAGCGTTTCGGTGGGAGAATAGTAGGCGAAGGCATCGCCCGGCTGCAGTTGTTTCACGGCACTATGCTTGCCATGGGCAAACATGACGAAGCCTTGTTCGCGGCCCACGCGGACATGGGCCGCTGCCGCAACGCCGATCCAGCAGGTCGGTGCGGCCATGACGATCAGAGCCCCAGGACGTCGGTCATGGCGTAGAGGCCCGGCTTCTGACCGGCAGCCCAGAGCGCCGCGCGGGCGGCGCCATTGGCATAGATGGTGCGATCCTGGGCACGGTGGTTGAGCTCGATGCGCTCGCCTTGGCCGGCGAGGATCACCAGATGGTCGCCGATGACATTGCCGCCGCGCAGGGTAGCAAAGCCAATGGTGCCCGCCTCGCGGGGACCGGTATGACCATCGCGCACGCGCACCGAGTGGTCCTTGAGCGAAATGTCCCGGCCCTTTGCGGCCGCATCACCCAGAAGCAGCGCCGTGCCCGAGGGGGCATCGACCTTCTTGTTGTGGTGCATTTCGAGGATTTCAATGTCGTAGTCGGCCAAGGCAGCGGCGGCCTTTTCGACCAGGTTGGCGAGGACCACCATGCCCATGGAGAAATTGCCCGACTTGACGATCCTGGCACCGGCCTTGCCAGCTGCGGCAATCGCGCCGTCGTCCGCTTCGGAGCAACCGGTGGTACCGATGATATGGACGAGGCCCAGTTGGGCCGCTTTCTGCGCCAGGGCCACGCTGGCGGCGGGGGCGGTGAAGTCGATGATGGCATCGGCACCGACAAGGGCTGCGTCGATATCGTCGGAAATGGCAACGCCCAGTTCGGCGAGGCCGGCATGCAGGCCCGCATCGCGACCAATGGCCGGGCCGCCGGCGCGGTCAACGGCGGCATGGAGCGTGAGGCCCGGTGTCGCGGCAATGGCTGCGATATTGGCGACCCCCATGCGTCCGCCTGCGCCCGCCACAACCACCTTCACGTCAGCCATCACACCACTCCCGATTGGCTGGTCTCATAAATCATTTCGACGCGCTTTCGAACCTCAAAAGTGGAGCCACTGTTTCGGAAAGCGCTTTGTCAGCGCGCTGCGCCAGTGCCAAGACTTGCGCCCCATTGCTGTCATCATGCTAGGATTCAAAATCGCAGGCAAAGCAGGGGACTGAATTGACCATCACCAACGCGCTGGCCGGTATCGCGGTGGACGACATCAATGAGGCTCTGGAATTCTACGAAGTGCTGTTTGGCCGGATGGCCGATGCGCGGCCGATCAATGACGTCGCCGAATGGAAATTGCCGGGTGGCGGCTGGGTGCATGTACATGCCGATGCGGACCGGGCCGGCGCGTCGAGCCTGACGCTGATCGTCGATGACTTGGCCGAAGAGCTCGGGCGGTTAGGGCTGCATGGTCTTAACCCGGTCTCCAAAGCCATGGGCGACTTTTTCAAGACGGCGAAATTCCGCGATCCGGATGGCAACCAGATCGTCTTCAGCCAGCCGCAGCCGGGCACATATTAAACGCGCCGCAGCCGCACTTCCTCGATGAGATGGCTCTGGCCCTTCTTGAGGATCAGATCGGCACGGCCCCGCGTCGGCAGCACGTTTTCGAGCAGATTGGGCAGGTTGACCCGGCGCCAGACCTGGCGGCCGTAGTCGCCGGCTTCGTCCTGGCTCATTTCGGCAAAGCGGCGGAAGAAGGAGGTCGGGTCCTTGAAGGCGGTTTCGCGCAGACGGAAGAAGCGCTCCATGTACCAGGATTCAAGGTCGTCATTGTCGGCGTCGATATAGATCGAGAAGTCGATGAAATCGGAAGCAAAGAGAATGGGCTTGCCATCCCTGGGCAATTCGCCGGGCTGGAGAATGTTGAGCCCCTCGACGATCAGGATGTCGGGCCGGTCCACGATGATCTCGCTGCCGGGCACGACGTCATAGACCAGATGCGAATAGACCGGCACCTGCATCTCGCCCTTGCCCGATTTGACGTCGGACAGGAACTGCACGAAACGCGCGCGGTCGTAGCTTTCGGGAAAACCCTTGCGGTTCATGATGCCCCGGGCTTCGAGCACCGCATTGGGATGCAGGTAGCCGTCTGTGGTGACGAGATCGACCTTGGGGCTCGACGGCCAGCGCTGCAGCAGGGCCTGGAGGATTCGCGCCGTGGTCGATTTGCCCACCGCAACCGATCCGGCGACGCCGATGATGAAGGGGACTTTCTGATCGGGTGTTTCGAGGAAGCGCGTCGAGACATTGTGCAGGCCCTGGATGGCTTCCACGTAAAAAGACAGCAGGCGCGTCAGGGGCAGATAGACCTCTTCGGCCTCTTCGAGCGAGATCGGATCGCTGAGGGTGCGCAGGCGCGCAATGTCCTCACGCGTCAGCGTCATCGGCTCGTCGGCGCGCAGGGCGCTCCACTGGGTCTTGGTGAAATGGTGATAGGGCGCAGGCAGGGGCGAACGCTTGGCCATTACTGGTGGTCTTTCCGGGAGGCTTTTTCGGCAAGGCCCGATTGGGCCGTGCGGGCGTCGAGTTCGGCCATGACTTCCGCCAGCGGCAGGTCGGCGGCCTTGAGCACGACCAGCAGGTGGTAGAGCAGGTCGGCGCTTTCCTTGACCAGTTCGGCGCGATTGCCGGTCACCGCAGCGATCACCGCTTCGGTGGCTTCCTCGCCGAGTTTCTGGGCGCATTTCTCCATGCCGCGGGCAATCAGTTTTGCCGTGTAGCTTTCATCGGGCGAGGCCGCGGCGCGGCTGGCGATACGGGTTTCGAGCGTTTCAAGATTCATCTGCACGCACTCCGGGTGCTTCAAACAGTCAGGCGCTAAAGAAGGCCATCAAGACGCACGGCAACACCATGCTCGCGCATATAGGCCTTGGCCTGCGGAATGGTGAAGGTGCCGAAATGGAAGATGGAGGCGGCGAGCACCGCACTGGCATGGCCTTCCTTCACACCATCGACCAGGTCCTGCAACGTGCCCACACCGCCCGAGGCGATGACCGGCACTTCCACTTCGTCGGCAATGGCGCGGGTCAGCTTGAGATCAAAGCCCGACTTGGTGCCGTCGCGATCCATGGAGGTCACCAGCAATTCGCCAGCGCCGCGCTCGACCATGCGGGCTGCAAATTCCACCGCGTCGAGGCCCGTCGGCTTGCGCCCGCCATGGGTGAAGATTTCCCATTCGCTGCGATTATCGCCACCGACCTGCTCGGTGAGCCGCTGCTTGGCATCGACCGAGACGACGATGCATTGGTTGCCGAACTTGTCGGCAGCGCGGGCGATGAAATCGGGATCGCTGACGGCGGCCGAATTGATCGCCACCTTGTCGGCACCGGCCAGCAGGAGCTTGCGGATATCCTCGATCGAACGGACGCCACCGCCCACAGTCACCGGCATGAAGCAATGTTCGGCCGTGCGCGCCACGACGTCGAAAATCGTGTCGCGGCCTTCGTGGCTGGCGGTGATGTCGAGGAAGGTGAGTTCGTCGGCGCCGGCGGCGTCATAGGCCATGGCGGCTTCGACGGGGTCACCGGCATCGATCAGATCGACGAATTGCACGCCCTTGACCACACGGCCACCGGCCACGTCCAGACAGGGGATGAGGCGGGTTTTCAGGGTCATGCCGCAGCTTTCAGAAGCGCCAATGCTTCACGTGAATCAATCCGCCCGTCGTAAAGCGCCCGGCCCGAGATGGCGCCTTCGAGCACTTTGGCGTCGGGCTGGGTCAGGCGGGTGATATCCGCCATTGAAGCCAGGCCACCCGAGGCGATGACAGGAATGGAGGTGGCGTGGGCCAGCTCCAGGGTCGAATCCCAGTTGATGCCGGCCAGCACGCCATCGCGGTCGATGTCGGTATAGATGATGGC includes these proteins:
- a CDS encoding phosphoribosyl-ATP diphosphatase → MNLETLETRIASRAAASPDESYTAKLIARGMEKCAQKLGEEATEAVIAAVTGNRAELVKESADLLYHLLVVLKAADLPLAEVMAELDARTAQSGLAEKASRKDHQ
- the coaA gene encoding type I pantothenate kinase — its product is MAKRSPLPAPYHHFTKTQWSALRADEPMTLTREDIARLRTLSDPISLEEAEEVYLPLTRLLSFYVEAIQGLHNVSTRFLETPDQKVPFIIGVAGSVAVGKSTTARILQALLQRWPSSPKVDLVTTDGYLHPNAVLEARGIMNRKGFPESYDRARFVQFLSDVKSGKGEMQVPVYSHLVYDVVPGSEIIVDRPDILIVEGLNILQPGELPRDGKPILFASDFIDFSIYIDADNDDLESWYMERFFRLRETAFKDPTSFFRRFAEMSQDEAGDYGRQVWRRVNLPNLLENVLPTRGRADLILKKGQSHLIEEVRLRRV
- the hisF gene encoding imidazole glycerol phosphate synthase subunit HisF — translated: MTLKTRLIPCLDVAGGRVVKGVQFVDLIDAGDPVEAAMAYDAAGADELTFLDITASHEGRDTIFDVVARTAEHCFMPVTVGGGVRSIEDIRKLLLAGADKVAINSAAVSDPDFIARAADKFGNQCIVVSVDAKQRLTEQVGGDNRSEWEIFTHGGRKPTGLDAVEFAARMVERGAGELLVTSMDRDGTKSGFDLKLTRAIADEVEVPVIASGGVGTLQDLVDGVKEGHASAVLAASIFHFGTFTIPQAKAYMREHGVAVRLDGLL